A portion of the Collinsella aerofaciens genome contains these proteins:
- the rsmA gene encoding 16S rRNA (adenine(1518)-N(6)/adenine(1519)-N(6))-dimethyltransferase RsmA: MTTSPLANPTATRELLEEFGLATKHRLGQNFLIDNHVIERICELAELAGDERVLEVGPGVGTLTLALLQEAACVTSIEADPELEPVLDAHAADYANFRFIMGDALKVTPEQIEQAAGGEPTVFVANLPYNVAATIILQFFQTMPALKRAVVMVQKEVADRIAAVPGNKTYGGYTAKLGLYAQVTGRFEVPPRCFMPAPHVDSAVVRIDRVDSVVPEGLDREFVARVIDAAFAQRRKTIRNSMSANGFAKDVLDAAFEACGIAPTTRAETLDVADFVRLAQELIHDA, translated from the coding sequence ATGACAACTTCGCCTTTGGCAAACCCCACGGCCACCAGGGAGCTGCTGGAGGAGTTTGGCCTTGCGACCAAGCATCGCCTGGGCCAGAACTTCCTGATCGACAACCATGTAATTGAGCGGATTTGCGAGCTTGCCGAGCTTGCAGGCGATGAGCGCGTGCTCGAGGTTGGTCCGGGCGTTGGTACGCTCACGCTTGCGCTGTTGCAGGAGGCGGCGTGCGTCACGTCGATCGAGGCCGATCCCGAGCTCGAGCCGGTGCTCGATGCTCACGCCGCCGACTACGCCAACTTCCGCTTTATCATGGGCGACGCGCTTAAGGTGACGCCGGAGCAGATTGAGCAGGCCGCCGGCGGTGAGCCGACGGTATTTGTCGCGAACTTGCCCTATAACGTGGCGGCGACAATCATCCTGCAGTTCTTCCAGACGATGCCCGCGCTCAAGCGCGCCGTCGTCATGGTGCAAAAGGAGGTTGCCGATCGCATTGCCGCAGTGCCGGGCAACAAGACCTATGGCGGCTACACGGCAAAACTCGGCCTGTACGCGCAGGTGACGGGTCGCTTTGAGGTGCCGCCGCGTTGCTTTATGCCGGCGCCGCACGTGGACTCGGCCGTCGTGCGTATCGACCGTGTTGACAGCGTGGTGCCCGAGGGGCTCGATCGCGAATTTGTGGCCCGCGTGATTGATGCTGCATTTGCTCAGCGTCGCAAGACCATCCGCAATTCCATGAGCGCCAACGGCTTTGCCAAGGACGTGCTCGATGCCGCTTTTGAGGCTTGCGGTATTGCACCCACCACGCGCGCCGAGACGCTTGATGTTGCTGACTTTGTCCGTCTGGCCCAGGAGCTAATCCATGATGCCTAA
- a CDS encoding DUF192 domain-containing protein translates to MTAVSSYIAYARALNRLGWTPAEFVVAESFTVRLRGMLGRRPIAASGLPFVMAFPRCFSVHTCLMTYPIDIAFIDRNGNVLACCENVRPWRTCSHPGAWAVLERPSILAIPPALQQVPA, encoded by the coding sequence GTGACCGCGGTCTCGTCCTATATCGCCTACGCGCGGGCGCTCAACAGGTTGGGCTGGACGCCGGCCGAGTTTGTGGTGGCGGAGTCGTTTACCGTGCGTCTGCGCGGCATGCTGGGACGGCGTCCGATTGCCGCCAGCGGACTGCCGTTTGTCATGGCGTTTCCGCGCTGCTTCTCGGTTCACACCTGCCTTATGACCTATCCCATCGACATCGCCTTTATCGATCGCAACGGCAATGTCCTTGCTTGCTGCGAAAACGTTCGCCCCTGGCGCACGTGCTCCCACCCAGGCGCCTGGGCAGTACTGGAGCGGCCTTCCATACTCGCTATACCTCCCGCCCTCCAACAAGTGCCGGCGTAA
- the rlmH gene encoding 23S rRNA (pseudouridine(1915)-N(3))-methyltransferase RlmH, whose product MKYTVVCVGKLKERFWKDACAEYTKRLGAYAKVDIREVADIDPAKAGGVDAARDKEGAAILAALPSRAHVILLAIEGKERSSEEFSARLDDLMLRGNSDIAFVIGGSDGVSDDVRARADEMLSFGRITLPHNLARVVLLEQIYRACKISRGEPYHK is encoded by the coding sequence GTGAAATACACCGTCGTTTGTGTCGGTAAGCTCAAGGAGCGCTTTTGGAAGGACGCGTGCGCTGAGTACACCAAGCGCTTGGGTGCCTATGCCAAGGTTGATATCCGCGAGGTGGCCGATATCGACCCGGCTAAGGCGGGCGGCGTGGATGCCGCGCGCGACAAGGAGGGGGCAGCGATTCTTGCTGCCTTGCCGTCTCGAGCGCATGTGATCCTGCTGGCCATTGAGGGTAAAGAGCGCTCGAGCGAGGAGTTTTCGGCGCGGCTCGATGATCTTATGCTGCGTGGTAACAGCGACATCGCCTTTGTGATTGGCGGATCGGACGGCGTGAGCGATGACGTGCGCGCCCGCGCCGACGAGATGCTCAGCTTTGGACGCATTACCTTGCCGCATAACCTGGCGCGTGTGGTGCTGCTAGAGCAGATTTACCGTGCCTGCAAGATCAGTCGTGGCGAGCCGTATCACAAATAG
- the rsmI gene encoding 16S rRNA (cytidine(1402)-2'-O)-methyltransferase — translation MTQNSAHTGKLYVVGTPIGNLGDLSPRVGEAFAAADVICCEDTRVTSKLLMHLGISKPLVRCDENVIANRAAGLVDRLLAGETLAFASDAGMPSVSDPGQALVEAAREADVPVEVIPGPSACVTALVSSGIPCEHFFFEGFLGRKHGDRVRRLQRLAVVPGALIFYESPHRIVATLEAVAEVFPQREVAVCRELTKLHEEVLRGPAAQLAEELCARGEVKGEIALVIAPPSEDEEAGIAPVGAAAADPDEALREDIRAALEEGEPASAVAKRLSQKYSRRKRDVYAMVLDMQ, via the coding sequence ATGACGCAAAACAGCGCCCATACGGGCAAACTCTATGTGGTCGGCACGCCCATCGGCAACCTGGGCGACCTGTCCCCGCGCGTTGGCGAAGCCTTTGCCGCTGCCGATGTCATCTGCTGCGAAGACACGCGTGTGACGTCAAAGCTGCTGATGCACCTGGGCATTTCCAAGCCGCTTGTCCGTTGCGACGAGAATGTGATCGCCAACCGCGCCGCCGGCCTGGTCGACCGTCTGCTGGCGGGGGAGACCCTCGCCTTTGCCTCGGACGCCGGCATGCCGAGCGTGTCCGATCCCGGCCAGGCGCTGGTCGAGGCGGCGCGTGAGGCCGATGTGCCCGTCGAAGTTATTCCCGGGCCTTCTGCTTGCGTCACGGCGCTCGTTTCGTCCGGCATTCCCTGCGAGCATTTTTTCTTCGAGGGCTTTTTGGGCCGAAAGCACGGCGACCGCGTGCGCCGTTTACAGCGCCTTGCCGTGGTGCCCGGCGCACTCATCTTCTACGAGTCTCCACATCGCATCGTGGCGACGCTCGAGGCCGTGGCGGAGGTCTTTCCCCAGCGTGAGGTTGCCGTCTGCCGCGAACTCACCAAGCTGCACGAGGAGGTCTTGCGCGGGCCCGCCGCCCAGCTTGCCGAGGAGCTGTGTGCTCGCGGCGAGGTAAAGGGCGAGATTGCGCTGGTCATCGCGCCGCCGAGCGAGGACGAAGAGGCCGGTATCGCGCCGGTTGGCGCCGCGGCAGCGGATCCCGACGAGGCCCTGCGCGAGGATATCCGCGCCGCGCTCGAGGAGGGGGAGCCCGCGTCTGCGGTGGCCAAGCGCCTGTCTCAGAAGTATTCGCGCCGCAAGCGCGATGTCTATGCCATGGTGCTCGATATGCAATAG
- the metG gene encoding methionine--tRNA ligase has translation MDQSKPSFFITTPIYYVNADPHLGTAYSTIIADVQARYRRSAGYNVKFLTGMDEHGEKVAEAAAKHNMTPQEWTDSQAPHFKELWSKLEISNDDFIRTTEPRQHHAVQYLWERMKESGYLYKGSYDGWYCVPDETYFTDTQVQKGDEEYGSVGQHLCPDCHRPLERVQEESYFFKLSAFQDKLLKLYDEHPDFVEPAFRMNEVRSFVEGGLNDLSVSRTSFDWGIQVPFDEGHVTYVWFDALLNYMTAVGYGVDTDEARAELAYRWPAQFHIVGKDIIRFHCVIWPAMLMAIGEALPEHVFAHGFLTVRNAETGKAEKMSKSRGNAIAPQDVIDMLGVEGYRYYFMTDVVPGTDGAISFDRMEQVYNADLANSWGNLISRSLNMSGKYFDGCAPAKPASFDAFDNPLAKIADGLVERYMAKMDVLDYGGAKDEVMELIHAANHYIEDSEPWALAKDEAKADELAFVIYNLLEAIRIAAHLLMPLMPQTSAEALRRLSCEDEAATDDLKGICAWGLLAGGQPVEKGEPLFPRLG, from the coding sequence ATGGATCAAAGCAAGCCTTCGTTCTTTATCACGACGCCCATCTACTACGTCAACGCCGATCCGCACCTGGGCACGGCTTATTCCACCATCATCGCCGACGTTCAGGCTCGCTATCGCCGCTCCGCCGGCTATAACGTCAAGTTCCTGACCGGCATGGACGAGCACGGCGAGAAGGTCGCCGAGGCCGCAGCCAAGCACAACATGACGCCGCAGGAGTGGACCGATAGCCAGGCCCCGCACTTCAAGGAGCTTTGGAGCAAGCTCGAGATTTCCAACGACGACTTCATCCGCACCACCGAGCCGCGCCAACATCATGCCGTGCAGTACCTGTGGGAGCGCATGAAGGAGTCCGGCTACCTGTATAAGGGCAGCTACGACGGCTGGTATTGCGTGCCTGACGAGACCTACTTTACCGATACGCAGGTCCAGAAGGGCGACGAGGAGTACGGCAGCGTCGGCCAGCACCTGTGCCCCGACTGCCACCGTCCGCTTGAGCGCGTGCAGGAGGAGTCCTACTTCTTCAAGCTTTCCGCCTTCCAGGACAAGCTGCTTAAGCTCTATGACGAGCATCCCGACTTTGTCGAGCCTGCGTTCCGCATGAACGAGGTTCGCAGCTTTGTCGAGGGCGGCCTTAACGACCTTTCCGTGAGCCGTACGAGCTTTGACTGGGGCATTCAGGTCCCGTTTGACGAGGGTCACGTGACCTACGTGTGGTTCGATGCGCTGCTCAACTATATGACGGCCGTCGGCTACGGTGTCGACACCGACGAGGCGCGTGCCGAGCTGGCCTATCGCTGGCCCGCGCAGTTCCACATCGTGGGCAAGGACATCATCCGCTTCCACTGCGTCATTTGGCCTGCCATGCTCATGGCCATCGGCGAGGCCCTGCCCGAGCACGTCTTTGCCCACGGCTTCCTGACCGTGCGCAATGCCGAGACTGGCAAGGCCGAGAAGATGTCCAAGAGCCGCGGCAACGCCATCGCTCCGCAGGACGTTATCGACATGCTGGGCGTCGAGGGCTATCGCTACTACTTCATGACCGACGTCGTCCCCGGCACCGACGGTGCCATCAGCTTCGACCGCATGGAGCAGGTCTACAACGCCGACCTGGCCAACAGCTGGGGCAACCTCATCTCGCGTTCGCTCAACATGAGCGGCAAGTATTTTGATGGTTGCGCGCCCGCCAAGCCCGCATCGTTCGATGCGTTCGACAACCCGCTGGCAAAGATCGCCGATGGTCTGGTCGAGCGCTACATGGCCAAGATGGACGTGCTCGATTACGGCGGAGCCAAGGACGAGGTCATGGAGCTCATCCATGCCGCCAACCACTACATCGAGGACTCTGAGCCTTGGGCACTTGCCAAGGACGAGGCCAAGGCTGACGAGCTGGCGTTTGTGATCTACAACCTGCTCGAGGCCATCCGCATTGCCGCCCACCTGCTGATGCCGCTCATGCCTCAGACCTCTGCCGAGGCCCTGCGCCGCCTGTCCTGCGAGGACGAGGCCGCGACCGACGACCTCAAGGGCATTTGCGCTTGGGGCCTGCTTGCCGGTGGTCAGCCTGTCGAGAAGGGCGAGCCGCTGTTCCCGCGTCTGGGCTAA
- a CDS encoding DUF6724 family protein: MDAVFSFLFGTRTGFAILFAGGILLFAILAFVMEKRTHKMYVDRGPKSEDEEDSFWD; this comes from the coding sequence ATGGACGCAGTTTTTTCCTTTTTGTTTGGCACCCGCACCGGTTTTGCCATCCTTTTCGCCGGCGGCATCCTGTTATTTGCGATTCTTGCCTTTGTAATGGAGAAGCGTACCCATAAGATGTACGTCGACCGCGGACCCAAGTCCGAGGATGAGGAAGACAGCTTCTGGGACTAA
- a CDS encoding glycoside hydrolase family 5 protein: MERILGVNLSGWFIPEPWVTPSLYAATGASNAAELQEAMGTAAYNERMRRHYETFVSEDDFRRMAQIGLNAVRLPVPWYAFGSQESDASYISVVDYIDRAIEWAAKYNIRVLLDLATVPGGQGDSNDSPATPEAVAEWHSSTNGRHVALDVLERLAERYGEAESLLGIELLDTPQMSVRKSLFAMTDGIPAHYLRNFYRDAYELVRSYMPEDKIVVFSSSGHPSEWKHFMRGAKYKNVYMDLHLYHYRDEYALDITSPRGLTTAISRNKRELKEAISTGFPVLVGEWSGAAIFANSSVTPEGRNAYERVFIANQLASFAPAAGWFFQTWKTEKRIAAWDARAALGTLERGMIE; the protein is encoded by the coding sequence ATGGAGAGGATACTCGGCGTTAATCTCTCTGGCTGGTTTATTCCCGAGCCTTGGGTGACCCCGTCGCTATACGCGGCGACCGGTGCATCCAATGCGGCCGAGCTGCAGGAGGCCATGGGCACCGCCGCCTATAACGAGCGCATGCGCCGTCATTACGAGACGTTTGTGAGCGAGGATGATTTCCGTCGCATGGCGCAGATCGGTCTCAACGCCGTGCGCCTGCCGGTGCCTTGGTATGCCTTTGGCTCACAGGAGTCCGATGCCTCCTACATCTCGGTTGTCGATTACATCGACCGCGCGATTGAGTGGGCTGCCAAGTACAACATTCGCGTGCTGCTTGACCTGGCAACTGTGCCCGGTGGCCAGGGCGATTCCAACGATTCGCCCGCCACGCCGGAGGCTGTTGCCGAGTGGCATTCGTCCACTAACGGCCGCCATGTCGCACTCGACGTGCTCGAGCGCTTGGCCGAGCGTTACGGCGAGGCCGAGAGCCTGCTGGGCATTGAGCTGCTGGATACGCCGCAGATGAGTGTCCGCAAGAGTCTCTTTGCCATGACGGATGGCATTCCGGCTCACTACCTGCGCAATTTCTATCGCGATGCCTACGAGCTCGTCCGTTCGTATATGCCCGAGGATAAGATCGTCGTCTTTTCGTCTTCGGGGCATCCCAGCGAGTGGAAGCATTTTATGCGCGGCGCCAAGTACAAGAACGTCTACATGGACCTTCACCTGTACCATTACCGCGACGAGTATGCGCTCGATATCACGAGCCCCCGCGGGCTGACGACGGCGATTTCCCGTAACAAGCGCGAGCTTAAAGAAGCGATTTCGACTGGGTTCCCCGTGCTGGTGGGCGAATGGTCGGGCGCGGCGATTTTTGCCAACTCGTCGGTTACGCCCGAAGGCCGCAATGCCTACGAGCGCGTGTTTATCGCCAATCAGCTGGCTTCGTTTGCGCCGGCTGCCGGTTGGTTCTTCCAAACGTGGAAGACCGAGAAGCGCATTGCAGCATGGGACGCCCGCGCGGCGCTCGGTACGCTCGAGCGCGGCATGATTGAATAG
- a CDS encoding IS1249 family transposase: MKAVYCPYCGGRTKRNGRTSSGSQRWRCTACGASTTVRYDDTATRLDEFLGWLLSKDSQAAMPGGGRSFRRRTAEFWEVWPMPVPDGELHRVLHVDGIWVARDLVVLICCSGERVVSWYMARSENSRAWSALMSPIPAPEVVVTDGGSGFAKAVRETWPRTRVQRCTFHAFSQVKRYTTTRPKLQAGRELYLIARDLMGIETLHQAELWVERYLDWCGFWADFLEDRTVVDGRRVYTHERLRRARSSLSSLVSAGTLFTYLDPALAKAGPLPSTNNMIEGGVNSQLRAVLRNHRGLTSVKRVKAVFWWCHAHSGDARTAREKLATMPTDADIDFLFSVYSASPSRDDGGPEWGDRAVWEDLHHRDPYPFWLD, encoded by the coding sequence ATGAAGGCCGTTTATTGCCCCTACTGCGGCGGTCGGACCAAGCGCAACGGCAGGACCTCATCGGGGTCCCAGCGGTGGAGGTGCACGGCCTGCGGCGCGTCGACGACGGTGAGGTACGACGACACGGCGACGAGGCTGGACGAGTTCCTCGGGTGGCTCCTCTCCAAGGACTCCCAGGCGGCGATGCCGGGCGGCGGACGGTCCTTCAGGCGCAGGACGGCCGAGTTCTGGGAGGTCTGGCCCATGCCCGTCCCCGACGGCGAGCTGCACCGCGTGCTCCACGTCGACGGGATCTGGGTCGCGCGCGACCTCGTCGTGCTCATATGCTGCAGCGGCGAGAGGGTGGTCTCCTGGTACATGGCGAGGTCGGAGAACTCGAGGGCGTGGTCGGCCCTCATGTCGCCGATCCCGGCGCCCGAGGTGGTCGTCACCGACGGCGGGAGCGGGTTCGCCAAGGCCGTGCGCGAGACCTGGCCGCGCACCAGGGTCCAGAGGTGCACCTTCCACGCCTTCTCGCAGGTCAAGCGCTACACGACGACGCGGCCGAAGCTCCAGGCGGGGCGCGAGCTCTACCTCATCGCGCGCGACCTCATGGGCATCGAGACGCTGCACCAGGCCGAGCTCTGGGTCGAGCGCTACCTCGACTGGTGCGGGTTCTGGGCCGACTTCCTGGAGGACAGGACCGTGGTGGACGGCAGGAGGGTCTACACCCACGAGAGGCTGAGGCGGGCGCGCTCGTCGCTGTCGTCGCTGGTGTCGGCGGGGACGCTGTTCACCTACCTCGACCCCGCCCTGGCCAAGGCCGGCCCGCTGCCGTCGACCAACAACATGATCGAGGGAGGGGTGAACTCGCAGCTGAGGGCCGTCCTGCGCAACCACCGGGGGCTGACGTCGGTCAAGCGCGTGAAGGCGGTATTCTGGTGGTGCCACGCGCACTCGGGGGACGCGAGGACGGCGCGCGAGAAGCTCGCCACGATGCCGACCGACGCGGACATCGACTTCCTGTTCAGCGTCTACTCCGCCTCGCCGTCGCGTGACGACGGAGGGCCGGAGTGGGGCGACAGGGCAGTGTGGGAGGACCTCCACCACAGGGACCCGTACCCGTTCTGGCTGGATTAA
- a CDS encoding TatD family hydrolase produces the protein MMPNAERVTFTKKKKTVACPVPLAPLADTHAHLLSFWGKDVPETLVRAKAAGVDLLVTMFDPIADKRSVTDYSDWLTREILPMQDIPQIKYLAGVHPYGAPDYTDDVHAQVVAALDDPLCAGIGEIGLDYHMDYDDDIAPAPHNVQIDCMARQLELAVCRNVPVELHLRHEDTDRERTSHVDAYNVLREVGVPQAGCVLHCFGEDRATMERFVELGCYIAYGGAATFKRNDDVREAFAATPLDRILFETDCPYMAPEPIRGLECEPAMISITANALVNDRVDRTGEDAETIAQAAWENACKLFQK, from the coding sequence ATGATGCCTAATGCCGAACGTGTGACGTTTACCAAGAAAAAGAAGACGGTTGCTTGTCCCGTGCCCTTGGCACCGCTTGCCGACACGCATGCGCATCTGCTTTCGTTCTGGGGCAAGGATGTGCCTGAGACGCTCGTGCGTGCCAAGGCGGCGGGCGTCGACCTGTTGGTGACGATGTTCGACCCCATCGCTGACAAACGCAGCGTGACGGACTATAGCGACTGGCTGACGCGCGAGATTCTGCCGATGCAGGATATCCCGCAGATCAAGTATCTTGCCGGCGTGCATCCGTATGGCGCGCCGGACTATACCGACGACGTTCACGCACAGGTCGTTGCCGCACTCGATGATCCCTTGTGCGCCGGTATTGGCGAAATCGGCCTGGACTACCACATGGACTATGACGACGATATCGCGCCGGCACCCCATAACGTGCAGATTGACTGCATGGCGCGCCAGCTCGAGCTTGCCGTGTGCCGTAACGTGCCGGTGGAGCTGCATCTGCGTCACGAGGACACGGACCGGGAGCGCACCTCGCACGTGGACGCCTACAACGTGCTTCGTGAGGTGGGCGTGCCCCAGGCCGGTTGTGTGCTGCACTGCTTTGGCGAGGACCGCGCCACGATGGAGCGCTTTGTGGAGCTGGGCTGCTATATCGCCTATGGTGGTGCGGCCACCTTTAAGCGCAACGACGATGTGCGTGAGGCATTTGCGGCAACCCCACTCGATCGAATTTTGTTCGAGACTGATTGCCCGTATATGGCTCCGGAGCCCATCCGCGGTCTTGAATGCGAGCCCGCAATGATCTCCATTACGGCAAACGCGCTGGTTAACGACCGTGTCGATCGCACAGGTGAGGACGCCGAAACAATCGCGCAAGCCGCTTGGGAAAATGCCTGCAAACTTTTTCAAAAATAG
- a CDS encoding SPFH domain-containing protein: protein MLLSGIIAALTSLLIPIIILLLLLPNACYVVEQQHAVIIERLGKFNRIVNAGFHMKVPVIDRKAATVSLRTMKNGFGIDVKTQDNVTIGLEVSAQYHVSYDMGAGPADSGIYKSYYMLQEPVDQMRDFITDALRSSIPVYTLDEVFAKKDDIAKDVNATVSEQMAAYGFTLVSTLITKIALPTEVENSMNDINAAQRKRAAAQELAEADRIKRVTEATAEAEAMEKAGEGIANQRKAIALGIKDSLEIIQETGVGNDEANQLFMFTQWSEMMTEFARTGKTSTVVLPSDFSQSASMFEQMLAAGKVQNESKE from the coding sequence ATGCTGTTGTCCGGTATCATCGCCGCCCTTACCAGCCTTTTGATTCCCATCATCATTCTGTTGCTACTGCTTCCCAACGCCTGCTATGTCGTTGAACAACAGCATGCCGTGATCATCGAGCGCCTGGGCAAGTTTAACCGCATCGTCAACGCGGGCTTCCACATGAAGGTGCCCGTGATCGACCGCAAGGCCGCCACGGTGAGCCTGCGCACCATGAAAAACGGTTTTGGCATCGACGTTAAGACCCAGGACAACGTGACCATCGGCCTTGAGGTCTCTGCTCAGTACCACGTGAGCTATGACATGGGCGCCGGCCCGGCGGATTCGGGTATCTACAAGAGCTACTACATGCTGCAGGAGCCCGTCGACCAGATGCGTGACTTCATCACCGACGCCCTGCGCTCTTCGATTCCCGTCTACACACTCGATGAGGTCTTTGCCAAGAAGGATGACATCGCCAAGGATGTCAACGCTACCGTTTCCGAGCAGATGGCCGCCTACGGCTTCACCCTCGTCTCGACGCTCATCACCAAAATCGCACTGCCGACCGAGGTCGAGAACTCCATGAACGACATCAACGCCGCCCAGCGCAAGCGCGCTGCGGCACAGGAGCTCGCTGAGGCAGACCGCATCAAGCGCGTCACCGAGGCGACCGCCGAGGCTGAGGCTATGGAAAAGGCGGGCGAGGGCATCGCCAACCAGCGCAAGGCCATCGCGCTGGGTATCAAAGATTCGCTCGAGATCATCCAGGAGACGGGTGTCGGCAATGACGAGGCCAACCAACTGTTCATGTTTACGCAGTGGTCCGAGATGATGACGGAGTTCGCTCGCACGGGTAAAACCTCGACGGTCGTGCTGCCGAGCGACTTTTCGCAGTCGGCCTCTATGTTCGAGCAGATGCTGGCTGCCGGTAAGGTTCAGAACGAGTCAAAGGAGTAG
- a CDS encoding ribbon-helix-helix domain-containing protein yields MGKTYTAANGQVVTDEMIDAWCESYERGEFPDGEHTVGGIVRGRPPLSGEGTATLSVKIPLGMKEAIRRRAAAEGMTPSEFARAALSEKLLAAG; encoded by the coding sequence ATGGGCAAGACGTATACGGCCGCTAATGGTCAGGTTGTAACGGATGAAATGATTGACGCGTGGTGCGAGTCGTACGAGCGCGGAGAGTTTCCGGATGGCGAACACACCGTTGGTGGGATCGTGCGTGGACGGCCCCCGCTCTCAGGTGAGGGGACGGCAACGCTGTCGGTCAAGATTCCTCTGGGAATGAAGGAGGCCATTCGTCGACGGGCGGCTGCCGAGGGGATGACGCCAAGTGAGTTTGCCCGTGCGGCTCTGAGCGAAAAACTTCTTGCTGCCGGCTGA
- the proC gene encoding pyrroline-5-carboxylate reductase yields MKIGFVGFGNMASAMADGWIAAGVAASDMCACAGRYDALVERCEARGMVACHDVAEVVAASDIVVAAVKPYMIEKVFAPLKDALAKKVVLSVAWTWDSAKWEQILPGVAHISTVPNTPVSVGEGVIVCEKASTLSDEQRATVLDLLGKLGTVVELDTSLLFVGGTVGGCAPAFVALAIEALGDAAVKHGIPRADAYRIVSQMVLGTAKLQLATGQHPAAMKDAVCSPGGATIKGVVALEDAGMRSALVKAIDATLQ; encoded by the coding sequence ATGAAGATTGGATTTGTCGGTTTTGGCAATATGGCGAGCGCTATGGCCGATGGCTGGATCGCTGCCGGTGTAGCTGCGAGCGACATGTGCGCCTGCGCGGGTCGCTACGACGCACTGGTTGAGCGCTGCGAGGCGCGCGGCATGGTCGCCTGCCACGATGTCGCCGAGGTGGTCGCCGCATCCGATATCGTGGTCGCTGCGGTCAAACCGTACATGATCGAGAAGGTATTCGCCCCGCTCAAGGATGCTCTTGCCAAAAAGGTCGTTCTGTCGGTTGCCTGGACTTGGGACAGTGCCAAGTGGGAGCAGATCCTGCCGGGCGTCGCGCATATCTCGACGGTGCCCAACACACCGGTTTCGGTGGGCGAGGGCGTCATCGTCTGCGAGAAGGCTTCCACGCTTAGCGATGAGCAGCGTGCCACGGTGCTCGATCTGCTCGGAAAGCTTGGCACGGTGGTCGAGCTCGATACGAGCCTGCTGTTTGTGGGCGGCACGGTGGGTGGTTGCGCTCCGGCATTTGTCGCATTGGCAATCGAGGCCCTGGGCGATGCGGCGGTCAAGCACGGTATCCCGCGTGCCGATGCCTATCGCATTGTGAGCCAGATGGTGCTGGGTACGGCAAAGTTGCAGCTTGCAACTGGCCAGCATCCTGCGGCGATGAAGGATGCCGTATGCTCGCCCGGTGGTGCCACCATCAAGGGCGTCGTTGCGCTCGAGGATGCCGGCATGCGCAGCGCCCTGGTCAAGGCAATCGACGCAACTCTCCAGTAA